In Chryseobacterium sp., the genomic window AGTTCCAATGCGAGCTTCAGGAATGGTTTGACTCAAAATCCGAGAGTACAGTCGGAAATTGCCAATATTGAAAGAATAGAAATCATCAAAGGACCCTCAGGAACCTTATTTGGAGGAACACTGGCCAATTATGGCGGAGTAGTGAATGTAGTGACCAAAAAACCGCAGGAAAACTTTGGGGGAATCATCAACTATACGACAGGAAGCTGGGGGATGAACAGAATCACCGCAGACATCAACACTCCATTGAATAAAGAAAAAACAGCTTTGGCCAGATTCAATGTCGCTGCCTATTCCCAGGACTCCTTCCAGGATGCAGGTTTCAGTAAAGGGGTATTTTTCTCAGGAAGCGTTTTGTATAAAGTAAGTGATAAAACTACCGTAACGCTGGATACTGAATTCCATGCTCCAAATAAAACCCTTAATGCTTACGTAAGAAACTCGGAAAAGCTGAATTATCATTCGATGAAAGATCTGGAAGTAGCTTATAAAAGGGCATTTACGAGTAATGATATCGGATCTAAAAGGACCAATTTTGTAACAATGGCTGAAGTGACCCACCAATTTAATGATCAGTGGACCTCCAGAACTTCCTATCAGAGAGGAGAGGCTAATGAAAATGAATCCATCTTTCTGGTACTCAGGTACCTGAATAATAATCAGGTGGAAAGAATGATCCGCCCTTTTGACAGCTATAAAATTACTACTGATAACATTCAGCAGAACTTTATCGGAGATTTTAAAATAGGAAATTTAAGAAACCGGCTGGTTGTAGGATTCGATTACTTCCAGCAGACTTCCAAATACCAGTTCCCTTATTATGCAGCCAATGGATACAGCAATGTTTTCATGCCTTATGATAAAGTAAACCTTGACAGTTCTTCAGCATGGGATCCGATTTCAAGAAATAAGTTTATGACTACGGAGAGAAAATCTACAGAATCCGATATTACCAGATTCAGAACATTGAGCGCGTATGTTTCTGATGTTTTGAATATTACAGATAACCTCCTGATCATGGCGAGCTTGAGAGTAGACAGCTATAAAAATGACGATACCGTTATTAATGGAGTGGAAATTTCAACGC contains:
- a CDS encoding TonB-dependent siderophore receptor, whose protein sequence is MKRTIISAALLTVSLLSAQEADTLKVAEIQAVSLQGTHNYRTKKSESVARLPLENLENPTVYNLVPKEIISEMNAIDFNTAMASAPGVVVNNSVNDSGNDIFLRGFSSNASFRNGLTQNPRVQSEIANIERIEIIKGPSGTLFGGTLANYGGVVNVVTKKPQENFGGIINYTTGSWGMNRITADINTPLNKEKTALARFNVAAYSQDSFQDAGFSKGVFFSGSVLYKVSDKTTVTLDTEFHAPNKTLNAYVRNSEKLNYHSMKDLEVAYKRAFTSNDIGSKRTNFVTMAEVTHQFNDQWTSRTSYQRGEANENESIFLVLRYLNNNQVERMIRPFDSYKITTDNIQQNFIGDFKIGNLRNRLVVGFDYFQQTSKYQFPYYAANGYSNVFMPYDKVNLDSSSAWDPISRNKFMTTERKSTESDITRFRTLSAYVSDVLNITDNLLIMASLRVDSYKNDDTVINGVEISTQNGYPENKVAGYQQTQFSPKFGLVYEIVKDQISFFANYVNGFKNYAPSLNEAGVLTKWDPEQGNQIEGGFKLDLFNKKLLTTVSYYNINVKNRLVADPGGIGSIQDGNIKSQGLEIDLIANPFKGWNIVAGYGYNDNKYDDRSKDSGKRIAWTPKHVANLWTSYKIMDGVCEGLGFGAGFNFVDQTYINIINHFLAPAYTTVGATVFYDKKKYRIGLKMNNALDEKYWNFYGQPQKPREILASFAFKF